A window of the Lysinibacillus irui genome harbors these coding sequences:
- a CDS encoding helix-turn-helix domain-containing protein: MMTSDFLGETLKRIRKERQYTLKMLATQTGVSISFLSQVERGKSNVTLDSLKKIADALGVNPSIFFPTNNEELHEIRSQFHYLDLSDGNIDASYLPMLVTLKAGENEGNALSHDGYEFIYVVEGELTIIIEEKKFVLQENESKMFDARKTHYWYNYQEKPVKFLLVSSQ; the protein is encoded by the coding sequence ATGATGACATCAGATTTTCTAGGAGAGACATTGAAAAGAATACGCAAAGAAAGACAATATACATTAAAAATGCTTGCCACTCAAACAGGAGTTTCTATTAGCTTCTTATCACAGGTGGAAAGAGGAAAATCTAATGTAACATTAGACTCTTTGAAGAAAATTGCAGATGCTTTAGGTGTAAATCCAAGTATTTTTTTCCCTACTAACAATGAAGAATTACATGAAATACGTTCCCAATTCCATTATTTAGACTTATCAGATGGGAATATAGATGCTTCCTATCTCCCCATGCTTGTGACATTAAAGGCTGGAGAAAATGAAGGAAACGCTCTTTCCCATGACGGTTATGAATTTATCTATGTTGTAGAAGGAGAACTGACCATTATTATTGAGGAGAAAAAATTTGTTTTGCAAGAAAACGAGTCTAAAATGTTTGATGCTAGAAAAACGCATTACTGGTACAACTATCAAGAGAAACCTGTCAAGTTCCTACTTGTTTCTTCACAATAA
- a CDS encoding MFS transporter, with amino-acid sequence MDGKQMRKIWIASLVGSSIEWFDYFLYGTVAALVFNQVFFVNDDPTVGLLLAYASFALSFFIRPFGGVIFSHIGDKIGRKKTLVLTLSLMGIATFGMGLLPTYQAIGIWAPILLITLRLVQGLGIGGEWGGALLLAVEYAPKEKRGLYGAIPQMGVTIGMVLGTVALSIMTLLPEGSFMSWGWRIPFLISAFLVLFGLWIRKGIDETPSFKKVQESGDIPKLPIIETLKNYWREVLIAIGAKVVETAPFYIFGTFVVSYATSNLGFSRTVTLNAVMIATIITTILIPIMGSLSDKYGRKKLYIIGTVGMILFAFPYFWMLQQQSAILLVVATIIGLGIIWSPITAVLGTMFSEIFDAKIRYTGITLGYQIGAAVAGGTAPLVATALLVQFDNSYIPIALYIIFTAIVSLIAIWAVKDRSQENLDNDIQKESKLSDTKKIPVGTMKS; translated from the coding sequence ATGGATGGAAAACAAATGAGAAAGATTTGGATTGCTAGTTTGGTAGGGAGTTCCATTGAATGGTTCGATTATTTTTTGTATGGCACAGTTGCGGCACTCGTTTTTAATCAAGTTTTTTTTGTTAATGATGATCCTACAGTTGGTTTGTTACTTGCTTACGCATCCTTTGCTTTATCGTTCTTTATTAGACCGTTTGGTGGAGTTATTTTCAGTCATATTGGAGATAAGATTGGCCGTAAAAAAACACTCGTATTAACGCTGAGTTTGATGGGGATTGCTACCTTTGGGATGGGATTACTTCCTACATATCAAGCTATTGGCATTTGGGCTCCCATATTATTGATTACTTTACGATTAGTACAAGGATTAGGTATTGGTGGAGAATGGGGAGGAGCTCTTTTACTTGCTGTCGAATATGCTCCAAAGGAAAAGAGAGGATTATATGGAGCTATACCACAAATGGGTGTAACGATTGGTATGGTGTTAGGAACTGTTGCATTGTCTATAATGACTTTACTTCCTGAAGGATCCTTTATGTCATGGGGATGGCGTATACCATTTTTAATAAGTGCATTTTTAGTTTTATTTGGTTTATGGATTCGTAAAGGAATTGATGAGACACCATCATTTAAAAAGGTGCAAGAATCAGGTGACATTCCTAAACTACCTATTATAGAAACATTGAAAAACTATTGGCGTGAAGTCTTAATTGCAATTGGAGCGAAGGTTGTTGAAACAGCACCTTTCTATATTTTTGGAACATTTGTTGTATCCTATGCAACATCAAATTTAGGTTTCTCAAGAACTGTCACTCTAAATGCCGTCATGATTGCCACAATCATTACGACCATTTTAATTCCTATAATGGGAAGCTTGTCTGATAAATATGGACGCAAAAAGTTATACATTATTGGAACGGTTGGCATGATACTCTTTGCATTCCCTTATTTTTGGATGTTACAGCAACAATCCGCGATATTACTTGTAGTAGCCACAATCATCGGTCTAGGCATTATTTGGTCGCCAATTACGGCCGTGCTAGGGACAATGTTTTCAGAAATTTTCGACGCAAAAATTCGTTACACAGGGATTACACTTGGTTACCAAATTGGTGCAGCTGTAGCAGGTGGAACGGCTCCTTTAGTAGCAACAGCTCTATTAGTTCAATTTGATAATTCCTATATACCAATTGCTTTATATATTATTTTTACAGCAATCGTATCACTAATTGCCATTTGGGCTGTTAAAGATCGTAGTCAAGAGAATTTAGACAACGACATTCAAAAAGAATCGAAATTAAGTGATACGAAAAAAATCCCAGTTGGGACTATGAAGTCGTGA
- a CDS encoding ornithine cyclodeaminase family protein — translation MLILNEEQIMKSYNMKNAIEDVRKVLKAKEENKIADVHRTVIDFPDHDASALYMPSADLVSEVAAVKVVTIFPKNSPKGMPTTQGVLLLTDAENGSHVAMMNASYLTRLRTGALSGIATDYLSKKDATILTVIGTGGMAFEQVLGVLAVRSITKILLVNKTTSKAHRFGEKLKEYGVKIPFEVIDEVSVAVKQADIICCATRSTSAVLDGEYLKPGTHINGIGSYLPTMREIDETTILKANKIVVDDHNGVKNEAGEFIHAAEKGIWSFDKIYCDLGKLVTETKNGREDEEEITIFKSVGAAYYDLAVAKGVYQKAKELGIGIEIDM, via the coding sequence ATGTTGATATTAAACGAAGAACAGATTATGAAGAGCTACAATATGAAAAATGCGATAGAGGATGTTAGGAAAGTATTAAAAGCAAAAGAAGAAAATAAAATTGCCGACGTGCATCGAACTGTCATAGATTTTCCAGATCATGATGCATCGGCACTCTATATGCCAAGTGCAGACTTAGTGAGTGAAGTTGCCGCTGTAAAAGTAGTGACCATTTTTCCTAAAAATTCTCCAAAGGGGATGCCCACAACGCAAGGAGTTTTATTACTTACAGATGCAGAGAATGGTTCCCATGTGGCTATGATGAATGCCTCTTATCTAACTCGACTAAGAACTGGAGCTTTAAGTGGGATTGCTACAGATTATTTATCAAAAAAGGATGCGACAATTCTAACAGTAATTGGAACAGGTGGGATGGCTTTTGAGCAAGTACTAGGCGTACTAGCTGTAAGATCTATCACTAAAATTCTACTTGTTAATAAAACAACCTCTAAAGCACATCGTTTTGGTGAGAAATTAAAAGAATATGGAGTGAAAATCCCTTTTGAGGTCATAGATGAAGTATCAGTGGCAGTCAAGCAAGCAGATATTATTTGCTGTGCTACAAGATCAACAAGTGCCGTTTTAGATGGAGAATATTTAAAGCCAGGAACTCATATTAATGGTATAGGATCCTATTTACCAACTATGCGTGAAATAGATGAGACCACTATTTTGAAAGCTAATAAAATTGTAGTAGATGATCATAATGGCGTAAAAAATGAAGCTGGTGAATTTATTCATGCAGCAGAAAAAGGTATTTGGTCTTTCGACAAGATATATTGTGACCTTGGTAAACTTGTCACAGAGACTAAGAATGGTAGAGAGGACGAAGAGGAGATTACCATTTTTAAATCGGTAGGTGCAGCTTACTATGATTTAGCAGTCGCGAAAGGCGTATATCAAAAAGCAAAGGAACTAGGAATTGGCATAGAAATTGATATGTAA
- a CDS encoding DinB family protein, whose amino-acid sequence MVAKTLLLRQWTSCLDEEDWFPSLEKVLEDITLEQAIWKPAEGATNSIWEIVCHLLFYKKRFLTRILGDKENEPQAENNDATFQLPTVTWQNWEETKQEYLYVHRELEKILAKPEYEALYKEIPEDRSLVIELKSLVMHDAYHIGQIVFLSKMQGVWPEKRSF is encoded by the coding sequence ATGGTTGCCAAAACATTGCTGTTACGACAATGGACAAGCTGTTTAGATGAAGAAGACTGGTTTCCATCACTTGAAAAAGTGCTAGAGGATATTACTTTAGAACAGGCCATTTGGAAGCCTGCTGAAGGGGCAACGAATTCCATTTGGGAAATAGTTTGTCATCTACTTTTCTATAAAAAGAGATTTCTCACGAGGATTCTTGGTGATAAAGAAAATGAACCACAGGCAGAAAATAATGACGCTACCTTTCAATTACCAACTGTGACGTGGCAAAATTGGGAGGAAACCAAACAGGAATATTTGTATGTCCATCGGGAACTAGAAAAAATACTGGCAAAACCAGAATATGAAGCATTGTACAAAGAAATCCCTGAAGATCGATCATTAGTAATTGAACTGAAGAGTTTAGTAATGCACGACGCCTATCATATTGGGCAAATTGTATTTTTAAGTAAAATGCAAGGAGTTTGGCCAGAGAAGCGTAGCTTTTAA
- a CDS encoding DUF3291 domain-containing protein — translation MAFVAIYTIGRLNHPYDHPSSREFFQVGNEVYRQATKSGLIESFSPEGVALPEETVKGKGSPILTLTVWRNPQSLYHFTYSGQHKQALQDKSKWIEPYPEKHLSYVVWWTEKVDDVSWIEAFKRYNYYIQHGSTAFAFDFKQPFDEKGDRFSLMEEF, via the coding sequence ATGGCATTCGTTGCGATTTATACTATTGGAAGGCTAAATCATCCCTATGACCACCCTAGCTCTCGAGAATTTTTTCAAGTAGGCAATGAAGTATACCGACAGGCAACAAAATCAGGCCTGATAGAGTCATTTTCACCTGAAGGAGTCGCTTTGCCTGAAGAAACCGTGAAGGGAAAAGGTTCTCCCATACTTACGCTAACCGTATGGAGAAATCCTCAATCCTTATATCACTTCACCTATTCAGGACAGCATAAACAAGCGTTACAAGACAAAAGTAAATGGATCGAGCCTTATCCAGAAAAACACCTTTCCTATGTAGTTTGGTGGACAGAAAAGGTGGATGATGTCTCTTGGATTGAGGCATTTAAGAGATACAACTATTATATCCAGCATGGTTCTACTGCGTTTGCCTTTGATTTTAAGCAACCCTTTGATGAAAAGGGAGATAGGTTCTCTTTAATGGAGGAATTTTAG